From the Sphingomonas suaedae genome, one window contains:
- a CDS encoding RNA polymerase sigma factor translates to MRAWLARRPLVGLDIDDVVQESYAILAGLAAVDHIRNPRTYLFEVAKSVCLQALRRSQVVPFGALTDIEALEIPCDAPGPEAVAAGRQELEQVAVLIATLPPKCREAILLRKVHQLPQRQIAERMGISESTVEKHIGKALRLLGSAIGYGGNPPLSASISRDSRPARTDAPENRLRN, encoded by the coding sequence TTGCGAGCGTGGCTGGCGCGCCGTCCGCTGGTGGGGCTGGACATCGACGACGTCGTGCAGGAGTCCTATGCGATCCTGGCCGGTCTCGCGGCGGTGGATCATATCCGCAATCCGCGCACGTATCTGTTCGAAGTCGCGAAATCGGTCTGCCTGCAAGCGCTGCGGCGTTCGCAAGTGGTCCCGTTCGGCGCATTGACGGATATCGAGGCGCTGGAGATCCCCTGTGACGCGCCCGGCCCGGAAGCGGTCGCGGCGGGGCGGCAGGAACTGGAACAGGTCGCGGTGTTAATCGCCACTTTGCCCCCCAAATGCCGGGAAGCCATCTTGCTGCGCAAAGTGCATCAACTGCCGCAACGCCAGATTGCCGAACGCATGGGTATTTCGGAATCGACGGTCGAAAAGCATATCGGCAAAGCCCTGCGTCTGTTGGGAAGTGCAATCGGCTATGGCGGAAACCCGCCTTTGTCGGCATCTATCTCGCGTGACAGCCGACCCGCCCGAACCGACGCACCTGAAAACCGCCTCCGAAATTGA
- the mobA gene encoding molybdenum cofactor guanylyltransferase, which translates to MIAPAIVIAAGGAGLRMGGDKPLRQLGGQSLLDRAIAIAEAQSDCVALAVRDRDQVTTSHLPLLHDARAGIGPISALESAFRFACAQGRQHVLLIGCDQPFLPGNLVATLVDAIASRDVAMPVINQQHQPLAALWRVDEPALNVYLLAGGMSLRRFAVTRDLVDVIWPHMPGDDPFENLNDPGALAAAELRITRPA; encoded by the coding sequence ATGATTGCCCCCGCTATCGTCATCGCCGCTGGCGGCGCAGGACTGCGGATGGGCGGAGACAAGCCCCTTCGCCAGCTTGGCGGACAAAGTCTGCTCGACCGGGCGATCGCAATCGCGGAAGCTCAGTCCGATTGCGTCGCGCTGGCGGTGCGCGACCGGGACCAGGTGACCACGAGCCATCTGCCGCTGCTTCACGACGCGCGCGCCGGCATCGGCCCGATCAGCGCGCTTGAAAGTGCGTTCCGCTTTGCGTGCGCTCAAGGGCGCCAGCATGTTCTTCTGATCGGATGCGACCAGCCGTTCCTGCCCGGAAATTTGGTCGCGACCCTGGTCGATGCGATTGCCAGCCGTGATGTGGCAATGCCGGTCATCAATCAGCAGCATCAGCCCCTCGCGGCCCTGTGGCGCGTGGACGAGCCCGCGCTGAATGTCTATCTGCTGGCCGGGGGCATGTCGCTGCGCCGCTTTGCCGTCACCCGCGATCTGGTCGACGTCATCTGGCCTCACATGCCGGGTGACGACCCCTTCGAAAATCTGAACGATCCGGGGGCGCTTGCCGCAGCCGAACTGCGCATCACACGTCCTGCATAA
- a CDS encoding Lrp/AsnC family transcriptional regulator — MIILDSLDRQLIALLRADGRAPVSRLATALKVSRATVQARLDRLLQSGAILGFTVRAEEQGGREGVRAITMIEVAGASTSAVIRALRGLREITALHTTNGAWDLVAEIHAESLSDLDRILRELRTVNGVLNSETSILLRSVQ; from the coding sequence ATGATCATCCTCGACTCGCTCGATCGCCAGCTGATCGCGTTGCTTCGTGCCGACGGACGCGCGCCGGTTTCGCGGCTGGCTACCGCATTGAAAGTGTCGCGCGCGACGGTGCAGGCGCGGCTCGACCGGCTGCTTCAGTCGGGTGCGATTCTGGGCTTCACCGTGCGCGCCGAGGAACAGGGCGGGCGCGAAGGGGTGCGTGCGATCACGATGATCGAAGTGGCCGGTGCCTCGACCAGCGCCGTCATCCGCGCACTTCGCGGCCTGCGCGAAATCACCGCTCTGCACACCACCAACGGCGCCTGGGACCTTGTCGCGGAAATCCATGCCGAGTCGCTGAGCGATCTCGACCGCATCCTTCGCGAACTGCGAACGGTGAACGGCGTGCTGAACAGCGAGACGAGCATCCTGTTGCGCTCGGTGCAGTGA